A section of the Oncorhynchus gorbuscha isolate QuinsamMale2020 ecotype Even-year linkage group LG04, OgorEven_v1.0, whole genome shotgun sequence genome encodes:
- the LOC124033717 gene encoding glucose-fructose oxidoreductase domain-containing protein 2-like, with protein MLPGVGVFGTGSTARMLVPLLRGEGFDVRALWGRSEEEARSLAQELGIPFHTSQSDDVLLHPDVDLVCIYISPPLTRQIAVKALGIGKNVVCEKAATAVDAFKMVTAARYYPQLLSIVGNALRFLPAFVAMRQLLAEGYVGELQVCDARVYGPSLLDQSYGWTCEELMGGGGLHTVGSTLVDLLSHLMGARAIRVHGLLRTFVRQNGAIRGIRRVTSDDFCFFQMLMGGSGPGTGSGVCCTVTLNFNMPGAFVHEVMVVGSAGRLIARGTELYGQRNGGNGEELLLGDSEGTGQEVKDVPLPHLRGLGSMVKALKDAFQAQEERRSWARGPVAMASTFEDGLYVQTVVEAVKRSSRSGEWESVEVMTQEPDPNQNLCEALQRNKN; from the exons ATGTTGCctggtgttggtgtgtttggcACAGGGAGTACGGCACGGATGCTAGTTCCATTGCTGCGGGGGGAAGGGTTTGATGTACGTGCGCTCTGGGGGAGAAGCGAGGAGGAGGCAAGATCCCTGGCGCAGGAGCTGGGCATTCCGTTTCACACCAGCCAATCAGACGATGTCTTATTGCACCCTGATGTTGACCTGGTCTGCATCTACATCTCACCCCCACTCACACGGCAGATTGCGGTCAAAGCCCTGG ggatAGGTAAGAATGTGGTATGTGAGAAGGCTGCTACCGCTGTGGACGCGTTCAAGATGGTGACTGCGGCGCGGTACTACCCCCAGTTGTTGAGCATTGTGGGTAATGCTCTGCGCTTCCTCCCGGCATTCGTAGCAATGCGGCAGCTGCTGGCAGAGGGATACGTGGGTGAGCTGCAGGTGTGTGACGCCCGCGTCTATGGCCCCAGTCTGCTCGATCAATCATACGGCTGGACCTGCGAGGAGCTGATGGGGGGTGGCGGACTCCACACAGTTGGCTCTACCCTCGTGGACCTGCTGAGTCACCTGATGGGAGCACGAGCGATACGGGTGCATGGCCTTCTCAGGACGTTTGTGCGGCAGAATGGAGCGATCCGCGGGATCCGCCGAGTCACCAGTGATGACTTCTGTTTCTTCCAGATGCTGATGGGAGGTTCTGGACCTGGGACTGGGTCAGGAGTGTGCTGCACTGTGACTCTGAACTTCAACATGCCGGGGGCCTTTGTCCACGAGGTGATGGTTGTTGGGTCAGCAGGGAGGCTGATTGCCAGGGGGACAGAGCTGTATGGGCAGCGAAATGGAGGGAACGGGGAGGAGCTGCTGCTAGGGGACAGCGAAGGGACAGGACAAGAAGTCAAGGATGTCCCCCTACCACACCTGCGGGGGCTAGGTTCCATGGTTAAGGCTCTAAAAGATGCTTTCCAGGCACAGGAAGAGCGTCGGTCGTGGGCACGGGGGCCAGTTGCCATGGCGTCGACGTTTGAGGATGGGCTGTATGTGCAGACGGTGGTGGAGGCGGTGAAACGGTCAAGCCGCAGCGGAGAGTGGGAAAGTGTGGAGGTCATGACACAGGAACCAGATCCCAACCAAAACCTCTGTGAGGCGCTGCAGAGAAACAAGAACTGA
- the LOC124033718 gene encoding uncharacterized protein LOC124033718: MAPRKRSVVWSFFRAVDEKKVTCLLCLETVLHCGHTTNMLRHLRSKHLSEYSSAATSKDRWSVAADDNSQPMMMNSEDYCDVEVALEEQPPEQAASVSDADIASAINDILKAAEDHAVVRDTGAVIVSQVSAGATPSGRKWSSVWTHYERLGEQNRSLCLICNEKIQHQSSTSNLLRHLSKRHPEAFARLEGHIKKQKTSDVQKTLRRDGNPGPKHTNLSRRIGGIALKQSPGKFPDAFDVMGACAGEVRVLERERELTEALRRAQQQEARALEQQRELLETLRRANTREASAEKVALETLRRSQEQEARSLQREREDLQRERVELQMEKERVLREREELECLRRDSGQESSPVQTVDRTTGMFQGGVVQEQEVTMREEVLG, from the exons ATGGCGCCTAGAAAGCGAAGTGTCGTTTGGTCTTTTTTCAGAGCCGTAGATGAGAAGAAAGTGACTTGTCTGCTGTGTTTGGAGACCGTCCTTCATTGCGGCCACACCACGAACATGCTAAGGCATTTGCGTAGTAAACACCTGAGCGAGTATAGTAGCGCGGCAACATCAAAAGATAGGTGGTCTGTGGCGGCGGACGACAACAGTCAACCAATGATGATGAACAGTGAAGACTATTGTGATG TGGAGGTAGCATTAGAGGAGCAGCCCCCAGAGCAGGCAGCCTCGGTGAGTGACGCTGACATCGCAAGTGCCATCAACGACATCCTGAAGGCAGCAGAGGATCACGCTGTGGTCAGAGACACCGGGGCTGTGATTGTGAGCCAGGTCAGTGCAGGGGCCACACCATCTGGCCGGAAGTGGAGCTCCGTGTGGACGCACTACGAGCGGTTGGGGGAGCAGAACCGCTCGCTTTGTCTGATCTGCAATGAGAAGATCCAGCACCAGAGCAGCACCAGCAACCTGCTGCGCCATCTCTCCAAGAGACATCCAGAGGCCTTTGCTCGCCTGGAGGGCCACATCAAGAAACAGAAGACCAGCGATGTCCAGAAAACATTGCGTAGAGATGGCAACCCAGGCCCAAAACACACCAACCTGTCAAGGAGAATTGGAGGGATAGCACTGAAACAAAGCCCAGGGAAATTTCCAG ATGCATTTGATGTGATGGGAGCATGTGCGGGGGAGGTGCGTGTGTTGGAGCGGGAGCGTGAGCTGACGGAGGCCTTGAGGAGGGCTCAGCAGCAGGAGGCACGGGCGCTGGAGCAGCAGAGGGAGCTCCTGGAGACATTACGTCGGGCCAACACCAGAGAGGCATCTGCAGAGAAGGTGGCCCTGGAGACCCTGAGGAGAAGCCAGGAGCAGGAGGCCCGCTCcctgcagagggagagggaagaccTGCAGAGAGAGCGAGTGGAGTTGCAGATGGAGAAGGAAAGGGTGctaagggagagggaggagctgGAGTGCTTAAGAAGGGACTCTGGGCAAGAGAGCAGTCCGGTGCAGACAGTGGACCGAACCACTGGGATGTTCCAGGGGGGTGTGGTACAGGAACAGGAGGTGACTATGAGGGAAGAGGTTCTTGGTTAG
- the LOC124033720 gene encoding adhesion G protein-coupled receptor G3-like, translated as MVKFIFSVFKTSPPNWTVEGQLGKILFGIEVENITISHLSTPFNMTFKHKSELQEKENTTCVYHNRSRGEWVTDGCHTLRLTNQTICSCDHFSFFALMIPDVKLSEVHARTLSVLTCVGGAISVFFCTNTLLTHCLQHSRLSTDHAMLVHLQLVASLLLLNLLLLTSVGLAFVGPASMAPGLCPAVAALLHYSLLCCFTWMGLEALHLYRLLVLVYNTYMRHYLLKLSLLGWGVPALVVSIVAAVSTDFYGLNNRMCWIKDSGVQYGSVVAYLIVVLLFNSTIFAIVITTMLKLRSVTSPQGKRQSRNITCSVLGLTCILGLTWGVGFFSMGYTNYVILYIFTILNSLQGFFLFLWLCVKRLRGAEQSSMTTGQSSSTHILSVGSEVWPSSGRTRQSVQEGVIADNTAKF; from the exons ATGGTTAAGTTCATCTTCTCTGTGTTTAAAACCTCACCACCAAATTGG accGTAGAGGGACAACTTGGTAAGATTCTCTTTGGTATTGAAGTTGAGAACATAACCATCTCTCACCTGTCAACACCATTCAACATGACCTTCAAACACAAATCTGAACTACAG GAAAAAGAGAATACAACGTGTGTCTACCACAACCGGAGTC GAGGTGAATGGGTCACTGATGGCTGCCACACCCTGAGGCTCACTAACCAGACCATCTGTAGCTGTGACCACTTCTCCTTTTTTGCCCTCATG ATCCCTGATGTGAAGCTGAGTGAGGTCCATGCCAGGACGCTGAGTGTGCTCACCTGTGTGGGCGGAGCCATCTCTGTGTTCTTCTGCACCAACACCTTACTGACACACTGTCTTCAACATTC acGGTTATCTACTGACCATGCCATGCTGGTTCATCTCCAGTTGGTGGCATCTCTGTTGTTACTCAACCTGCTGCTCTTGACCAGTGTGGGTTTGGCCTTTGTGGGCCCTGCATCTATGGCCCCTGGCCTGTGTCCTGCCGTGGCCGCCCTGCTGCACTACTCACTGCTCTGCTGCTTCACCTGGATGGGCCTGGAGGCTCTGCATCTGTACAGGCTGCTGGTCCTGGTCTACAACACCTACATGAGACACTACCTGCTGAAGCTGAGCCTGCTGGGCTGGG GTGTTCCTGCTTTGGTTGTATCCATAGTCGCCGCTGTCAGTACAGATTTCTATGGGCTGAATAACAGAAT GTGCTGGATCAAAGACTCTGGTGTGCAGTACGGCTCTGTTGTGGCTTACCTGATAGTGGTCCTGCTCTTCAATAGCACCATCTTCGCCATCGTCATCACAACGATGCTCAAGCTGCGCTCTGTCACGTCGCCGCAGGGGAAGAGGCAGAGCCGCAACATCACTTGCAGCGTTCTTGGGTTGACCTGCATCCTGGGCCTCACCTGGGGGGTGGGCTTCTTCTCCATGGGCTACACCAACTATGTCATCCTCTACATCTTTACCATCCTCAACTCACTGCAGG GGTTCTTCCTGTTCCTATGGCTCTGCGTTAAGAGACTGCGGGGGGCAGAGCAGAGTTCCATGACAACTGGACAGAGCTCAAGCACCCACATTCTCTCCGTTGGAAGCGAGGTCTGGCCCTCTTCTGGAAGAACAAGGCAGTCAGTGCAAGAGGGAGTAATTGCTGATAATACAGCTAAGTTCTGA
- the LOC124033719 gene encoding inactive serine/threonine-protein kinase VRK3-like yields MLFHFCPQCGTKLQPGFRFCPSCGDKLQCVVDPSGPVEAASSGVSLLHVTDGVTMTANASSPTPSTGQLTGWDTEGLVCATPSPVSTRPPLRRTRNSVPVARNDETPSSIASPPVTASPKRTTDQSHKSMMSPRKRRAVTPKVEQIKKEPSVELASSPGSSPLPRSPSTVKGKVKKAKRACAVEPLQEGEELCDTTGRKWRLVKLLSQSDAEMFYGVLQNGPGANSSDCKHILKLGAKDGKMFNEQNFLQRAAKPSSVDKWIKHAKMDFLGIPTCVGFGLHADSYRFLIFSSMGQTLQSFMDEGEGLLSEKVVLQLACRVLDVLEFIHENEYVHADIHAENIYISPAQQTQVYLAGYCHAFRYSPGGRHVEYREGSRTPHEGAIDFISLESHKGAGPSRRSDLQALGYCMLRWYTGALPWTSLKHTPARVATEKERYMEDVPGLLSHCFGQKKVSSALQVYLSQVMALQYSDQPDYRALRAGLSAALQKLGGSLEQPLDLQMKAIGGR; encoded by the exons ATGCTTTTCCACTTCTGTCCCCAGTGTGGCACCAAACTACAGCCTGGATTCCGGTTCTGCCCCTCCTGTGGGGACAAGTTGCAGTGTGTTGTGGACCCCTCTGGACCTGTGGAGGCTGCTTCCTCTGGAGTCTCTCTGCTTCATGTCACTGATGGTGTAACCATGACCGCTAATGCAAGCAGTCCTACTCCAAGCACAGGACAACTGACTGGCTGGGACACAGAAG GTCTCGTCTGTGCCACCCCCAGTCCAGTGTCGACCCGTCCCCCACTGCGTAGGACCCGTAACTCAGTCCCCGTGGCCCGGAACGATGAAACTCCTAGTAGTATAGCCAGTCCTCCTGTCACTGCCTCCCCGAAACGTACTACAG ATCAAAGCCACAAATCTATGATGTCTCCACGAAAACGACGTGCTGTCACCCCAAAAGTGGAACAGATAAAAAAGGAACCGTCTGTGGAGCTGGCCTCCTCACCTGGCTCTTCacctctccccaggtccccctCCACAG tcaagGGGAAGGTGAAGAAGGCCAAGCGAGCATGTGCTGTGGAGCCACTGCAGGAAGGGGAGGAGCTTTGTGACACAACTGGCAGGAAATGGAGGCTTGTGAAACTGTTGAGTCAGAGCGATGCAGAGATGTTCTATGGAG TCCTGCAGAATGGGCCAGGTGCCAATTCCAGTGACTGCAAGCACATCCTCAAACTA GGGGCTAAGGATGGgaagatgttcaatgagcagaaCTTCCTCCAGAGAGCTGCCAAGCCCTCATCTG TGGACAAGTGGATAAAGCACGCCAAGATGGACTTCCTTGGGATTCCTACCTGTGTAGGATTTGGTCTCCATGCAGACtcttacag GTTTTTGATTTTCTCCAGCATGGGCCAAACTCTTCAGTCTTTCATGGATGAGGGGGAGGGGCTCCTGTCTGAGAAAGTGGTCCTTCAGCTGGCCTGCAGAGTA tTGGATGTGTTGGAGTTCATCCATGAAAATGAGTATGTTCACGCAGACATCCATGCTGAAAACATCTACATCAGCCCAGCACAACAAACACAG GTATACCTTGCAGGGTACTGCCATGCTTTCCGGTACTCTCCTGGTGGCCGGCATGTGGAGTACCGTGAGGGCAGCCGAACACCACATGAAGGAGCCATAGATTTTATAAGCCTGGAGTCTCACAAGGGAGCAG GTCCATCTCGCCGTAGTGACCTGCAGGCTTTGGGCTACTGCATGCTGCGCTGGTACACAGGGGCACTGCCCTGGACCTCCCTCAAACACACACCAGCCCGCGttgccacggagaaggagag ATACATGGAGGACGTTCCAGGTCTCCTGAGTCACTGCTTCGGACAGAAGAAAGTCTCGA GTGCGCTGCAGGTGTACCTGTCTCAGGTGATGGCTCTGCAGTACTCTGACCAGCCGGACTACAGGGCTCTGAGGGCAGGCCTTAGTGCAGCGCTGCAGAAGCTGGGAGGGTCACTGGAGCAACCCCTTGACCTGCAG ATGAAAGCGATCGGAGGAAGATGA